Proteins from a genomic interval of Danio rerio strain Tuebingen ecotype United States chromosome 4, GRCz12tu, whole genome shotgun sequence:
- the LOC100332035 gene encoding uncharacterized protein isoform X2 codes for MRNHAGEKPFTCTQCGKSFIQSSYLNEHMMIHIGEKPFTCTQCGKSFSKSSSLYRHMKIHTGEKPFICTLCGKSFSQSSSLNLHLRIHTGEKPFTCTQCGKSFNQSSNLYLHMRIHTGEKPFTCTQCGKSFSQSTHLNLHMRIHTGEKPFTCTLCGNSFSQSSSFNQHMMIHTGEKPFTCTQCGKSFRISSSLCRHMMTHTIEKPFTCAQCRKSFSQSSYLNKHMRIHTREKPFTCTQCGKSFSQSSHLNLHMMIHTGEKPFTCTQCGKSFMISSSLCRHMMTHTIEKPFTCAQCGKSFSQSSYLNKHMRIHTGESPFTCSHCGKSFSHLSHCNKHMKISRCERVCVLGAELKRHQRIHTGEKPYKCSQCSKRFTHSGTLKTHERIHTGEKP; via the coding sequence atgaggaatcacgctggagagaaacccttcacctgcactcagtgtgggaagagtttcatccaatcatcataccttaatgaacacatgatgatccacattggagagaaaccattcacatgtactcagtgtgggaagagtttcagcaaatcatcatcgctttatagacacatgaagatccacaccggagaaaaaccattcatatgcactctgtgtgggaagagtttcagccaatcatcatcccttaatctacacttgaggatccacactggagagaaaccatttacatgcactcagtgtgggaagagtttcaaccaatcatcaaacctttatctacacatgaggatccacactggagagaaaccattcacatgcactcagtgtgggaagagtttcagccaatcaacacatcttaatctacacatgaggatccacactggagagaaaccattcacttgcactctgtgtgggaacagtttcagccaatcatcatcctttaatcaacacatgatgattcacactggagagaaaccattcacatgcactcagtgtgggaagagtttcaggatATCATCATCGCTTTGTAGACACATGATGACCCACACGatagaaaaaccattcacatgcgctcagtgtaggaagagtttcagccaatcatcataccttaataaacacatgaggatccacactagagagaaaccattcacttgcactcagtgtgggaagagtttcagccaatcatcacaccttaatctacacatgatgattcacactggagagaaaccattcacatgcactcagtgtgggaagagtttcatgaTATCATCATCGCTTTGTAGACACATGATGACCCACACGatagaaaaaccattcacatgcgctcagtgtgggaagagtttcagccaatcatcatatcttaataaacacatgaggatccacactggagagagtcCATTCACATGTTCtcattgtggaaagagtttcagccactTATCACAttgtaataaacacatgaagatctctcggtgtgagagagtatgtgtgcTTGGAGCAGAGTTGAAacggcaccagaggattcacactggagaaaaaccgtacaagtgttcacagtgcagcaaaaggtttactcactcaggaaccctgaaaacacatgagaggattcacactggagagaaaccgtag
- the LOC100332035 gene encoding uncharacterized protein isoform X1 encodes MAFIKEESEDVKIEETFTVKQEDLQEQTDLIKEYEKSKEEEHLVKIEDKTHLETDGVLKARDKSCFTCTQCGKSLASKSKLKIHMRNHAGEKPFTCTQCGKSFIQSSYLNEHMMIHIGEKPFTCTQCGKSFSKSSSLYRHMKIHTGEKPFICTLCGKSFSQSSSLNLHLRIHTGEKPFTCTQCGKSFNQSSNLYLHMRIHTGEKPFTCTQCGKSFSQSTHLNLHMRIHTGEKPFTCTLCGNSFSQSSSFNQHMMIHTGEKPFTCTQCGKSFRISSSLCRHMMTHTIEKPFTCAQCRKSFSQSSYLNKHMRIHTREKPFTCTQCGKSFSQSSHLNLHMMIHTGEKPFTCTQCGKSFMISSSLCRHMMTHTIEKPFTCAQCGKSFSQSSYLNKHMRIHTGESPFTCSHCGKSFSHLSHCNKHMKISRCERVCVLGAELKRHQRIHTGEKPYKCSQCSKRFTHSGTLKTHERIHTGEKP; translated from the coding sequence acctaattaaagagtatgagaagagtaaagaggaggaacatcttgtcaaaattgaggacaaaactcatttagagactgaTGGTGTGTTAAAAGCGAGAGACAAGAGTTGttttacctgcactcagtgtggaaagagtttggcaagcaaaagcaaactgaagattcacatgaggaatcacgctggagagaaacccttcacctgcactcagtgtgggaagagtttcatccaatcatcataccttaatgaacacatgatgatccacattggagagaaaccattcacatgtactcagtgtgggaagagtttcagcaaatcatcatcgctttatagacacatgaagatccacaccggagaaaaaccattcatatgcactctgtgtgggaagagtttcagccaatcatcatcccttaatctacacttgaggatccacactggagagaaaccatttacatgcactcagtgtgggaagagtttcaaccaatcatcaaacctttatctacacatgaggatccacactggagagaaaccattcacatgcactcagtgtgggaagagtttcagccaatcaacacatcttaatctacacatgaggatccacactggagagaaaccattcacttgcactctgtgtgggaacagtttcagccaatcatcatcctttaatcaacacatgatgattcacactggagagaaaccattcacatgcactcagtgtgggaagagtttcaggatATCATCATCGCTTTGTAGACACATGATGACCCACACGatagaaaaaccattcacatgcgctcagtgtaggaagagtttcagccaatcatcataccttaataaacacatgaggatccacactagagagaaaccattcacttgcactcagtgtgggaagagtttcagccaatcatcacaccttaatctacacatgatgattcacactggagagaaaccattcacatgcactcagtgtgggaagagtttcatgaTATCATCATCGCTTTGTAGACACATGATGACCCACACGatagaaaaaccattcacatgcgctcagtgtgggaagagtttcagccaatcatcatatcttaataaacacatgaggatccacactggagagagtcCATTCACATGTTCtcattgtggaaagagtttcagccactTATCACAttgtaataaacacatgaagatctctcggtgtgagagagtatgtgtgcTTGGAGCAGAGTTGAAacggcaccagaggattcacactggagaaaaaccgtacaagtgttcacagtgcagcaaaaggtttactcactcaggaaccctgaaaacacatgagaggattcacactggagagaaaccgtag
- the LOC100332035 gene encoding uncharacterized protein isoform X3: protein MRNHAGEKPFTCTQCGKSFIQSSYLNEHMMIHIGEKPFTCTQCGKSFSKSSSLYRHMKIHTGEKPFICTLCGKSFSQSSSLNLHLRIHTGEKPFTCTQCGKSFNQSSNLYLHMRIHTGEKPFTCTLCGNSFSQSSSFNQHMMIHTGEKPFTCTQCGKSFRISSSLCRHMMTHTIEKPFTCAQCRKSFSQSSYLNKHMRIHTREKPFTCTQCGKSFSQSSHLNLHMMIHTGEKPFTCTQCGKSFMISSSLCRHMMTHTIEKPFTCAQCGKSFSQSSYLNKHMRIHTGESPFTCSHCGKSFSHLSHCNKHMKISRCERVCVLGAELKRHQRIHTGEKPYKCSQCSKRFTHSGTLKTHERIHTGEKP, encoded by the exons atgaggaatcacgctggagagaaacccttcacctgcactcagtgtgggaagagtttcatccaatcatcataccttaatgaacacatgatgatccacattggagagaaaccattcacatgtactcagtgtgggaagagtttcagcaaatcatcatcgctttatagacacatgaagatccacaccggagaaaaaccattcatatgcactctgtgtgggaagagtttcagccaatcatcatcccttaatctacacttgaggatccacactggagagaaaccatttacatgcactcagtgtgggaagagtttcaaccaatcatcaaacctttatctacac atgaggatccacactggagagaaaccattcacttgcactctgtgtgggaacagtttcagccaatcatcatcctttaatcaacacatgatgattcacactggagagaaaccattcacatgcactcagtgtgggaagagtttcaggatATCATCATCGCTTTGTAGACACATGATGACCCACACGatagaaaaaccattcacatgcgctcagtgtaggaagagtttcagccaatcatcataccttaataaacacatgaggatccacactagagagaaaccattcacttgcactcagtgtgggaagagtttcagccaatcatcacaccttaatctacacatgatgattcacactggagagaaaccattcacatgcactcagtgtgggaagagtttcatgaTATCATCATCGCTTTGTAGACACATGATGACCCACACGatagaaaaaccattcacatgcgctcagtgtgggaagagtttcagccaatcatcatatcttaataaacacatgaggatccacactggagagagtcCATTCACATGTTCtcattgtggaaagagtttcagccactTATCACAttgtaataaacacatgaagatctctcggtgtgagagagtatgtgtgcTTGGAGCAGAGTTGAAacggcaccagaggattcacactggagaaaaaccgtacaagtgttcacagtgcagcaaaaggtttactcactcaggaaccctgaaaacacatgagaggattcacactggagagaaaccgtag